The Candidatus Krumholzibacteriota bacterium sequence CAGCCAGGTACTCCACCATGATCGATAAATGAGTAAACTAATCCTTCCTTTGTAATGGATGAATTATTCAGTATTTCAACATCAGTACTCTCGTTGTTTAAACGTGAAATTTCTAGATCTTTGATTTCAACCGGAGATGACAAAGTCCATGTGATTTTAATTGAACACCCCACTCTACTAATCGATGAGCTTTCTAAAAGTGCAGCTACAATCTCTTCTGGAATAAGGAGGCAATATTCACTGCTATTTCCATGTCTATCAACAGCACAAAGCTTGTAGTATTGCCCATTTGTAGAAGACCATTCGTTGTCAAAGAAATATGATTGAACAGTAGAAGCAATTCGATTTTCAGAATTTGGCTCAAAACCATAGGAAGTCCCCCGGAATAATTCGTAATGAGACAGATCAGTTTCAGAATTAACATCCCAGGTGAGATTAAGCCCAGACGGATAAGATATTTGCTCTCCCTCAAAGCTTGTTGGTATGCTCGGAGGTAGGTTATCAACCGAATAACCACTATCAATTTGTGAAATGAAGAAGACACTAGGGACATCAGTGTGTGCAGTGACTACATAATCATTCCACTGGGCTCCGTATGCTGTTGAGTCATTGTCTGTAGGTACAAGAAGACAATACTCAATGTCCTGTTTCGCTGAATGAAATCCTACGGATGCCCAATCACCAGGAGGAAACCCTAACGCTGTCGCTTGCTCATAAGATAATGTAGGTTTATCTCTATTAAGTATTTCTTGTACATTCAGCGAAGACTTAAGAGTAATATTTGTATCATCTGACACATATTCACTAGATAACGCAGGTCCTATTCTCTTCCAAACATTGTACCCCGATATCGGATATTCATTTACATTTACCTGGTCATGGTCTGATCCTCTAAGATAGATTCTGAGAATCCCTCCTTCATCAGAGGGGTTATCATTGATTGATTCTATCGCTGGATCTACAATACCCCAGTATCCAGTAGCACCAAATTTTTGAATGTAAACATTTTCTTCAGTACTATAATCGATACTTGTATACCATGTCACATAAATACCATTGTCTTCTGTTGAAATTATTTTTGGATAATGAGCTCTTTCTTCTGTTCCGGAAATTGTTACACCATCAACAGCCCAGTATGGTTGTCCATCAGAATTGATTTTTTGAGTATACAGTGAATATATTCCGTCTCTTGAATCACGCCATACAACGATGCTATTCCCATCTCCATCATTAACGACTTGTGGGTCCTTTTGCTCTGCCACGTTGGTGCAAATGGGAATTCCATTAGTACTCCACAATGGAACACCTTGTCCATCGAACCTCTGCGCATAAATATCACCAGTTAAAGGGGCTTCTCTGGTATCACGCCAAACAACTACGACTCCATCATTTCCATCCAAGGCGATTACAGATTGATGCTGATTTGCTGTTATAGAACAACAGTCCACCTCCCAAAGTAATGTTCCAGCAGAATCTATTCTTGATGTATAAGTATCAAGATCGCCCGTGACTCCGCCTCTGCTAGTTATGAATGCACCACCAGCTCCATCGGCAATTACCTTGTAATAATCTGAAGGCCATGAAAGTGGTATATAGAGACCGTCCAGAGTCCACTGAATTTCACCATTTCCATTTACTTTTTGCCCATAAACAGCAGTTGTAGTTCTACTATCACTCCAAATAATAATCGCCCCACCATAACCATCTGATACAATTTCGGGCTGGTTTACACGTGTTGCGACGGTGCATATTGGAATGCCATCTACTTCCCACTCTATATGACCATTAAAGCTTACTTTCTGAGCATAAATATGTCTTACCTCTGATCCTTCACGACGATCCCACCATGCTACTATTGCACCTCCACTGCCATCTTGAGTACAACTGAATCCAGAATCCACATCTCCTTCGCTTGTACATATCGGTACACCATCAGATTGCCACTGAATTATTCCGTTTTTATCTATACGTTGAGCAAAAATATCCCAATGCCCGTTTCTATAATCATTCCATACAATAATCGCTCCACCACTGTTATCATTGATTATTTGAGGATATCCTTGCCAGCCTTCCACGCTAGGACATATTGCAACTCCACCATTTTGCCAATAAAAATTTCCCTCATGATCAATTCGCTGTGAATAAATATTTCCTACCCCGCTTCTTCCATCAGACCAGGCTAAATATGCTCCTCTAGCTCCATCGGCAACCAGAACTGGCATATCTTGCTGGCTTTCATCTTCAACTAAAAGGATTCCATAATCAATCCATCTAGCACTTGCTGATGAAACCAAGATTGATAGGCAGAACAGAATTAAGGCACTATTCCAATAAGAGTTAATTTTCATTGTCTCCCCCTAGTTAAACCGCGTGTTGCCCATTGTATCAGAACCCAATCGCAGAATCAAGTTAACCGTTAAAAATGTCCTATTTAGTAGTCATCTCGAAAGCATCATTTAAACGACTCATAAAGGGCATTATAAGGCTGTTCTAGGGCTTTGGGGAGAAACTTAGAGCTAAGATAAGGGTTAAAAAAATCGCAAATAACGGCAAATAAGGCGGTCGTTTTCAATAACTAGCCTGCTCCACCCCCTAGGGGCTAATCTGGGTCTGGCCCACCCTTGCTTTACTCGAAGATCGATTGCAGATTCAGATTAACAATTATCTCAGAAGAACCATTTTCTTCGATAGAGTCTCTTTCCCGGCTTTTAGTCTGTAAATATATATTCCTGAGCTAACAGAGCTGCCATTCAAATCCTTACCATTCCAATCGATTGAGTAAAAACCATTTTCCTGGGAATCATTGACCAATGTCGCAATGTGTTTACCAGAAACATCAAATATCTGGAGCAGAACAGAGCATCTGCTCGGCAAAAAGTATTCAATCGTTGTTGTGGGATTCAAAGGGTTGGGGAAATTTTGATATAACGTTGGTATATCTGTGTGTAGCGGCATATCAACATTATCCTCAGTTGTTGCACTCGCATATATACCAACAATACCACTCCCTGGAACTGAAAATGAAATAGAATTTAAAATGGTATCAAGAACGGTGTCGACAAATATGAATCTTGAATCATCGGAAAGCCAATATACATCAAGTTGATTCTCAGAAAATATGCCCGCTGCTAAAACATCTTCATTAGTGTATCGCATTTCGACTTCATAGCTGCCTAATTCCAATAGTGAATCTTCCATGATAGCTGTGTAGTATAGATATCGACCTATTGGAACAGGACCATTATAGACCAGTGTATCTGGAACTATTTCGAAGTAGGTCGCTGACAAACTGATGGAATCTTCGTATGCTTCTTCCGAAATAAAACTAACAGAGAACATTCCATCCGGTGAATCCACAGTATATTCACCATTGACCAGTAACCCTGTCTCAGTTGCACATGAATATACTGGATATAGATCACTTCCAGTTAATCCATTCTGGGTTGAAAGAAATGAACCGCAATTAGATTCTAAAGATACATGATAAGTTTTTAAGTTTTCATTCATCACCATTTCTAGCTCATCATTTTCACAAGCAGTATGGTTAATTCCATGAGATAGATAAGTAGCCGCAACTCTCTCAATTGGGATAATTGCAGACCCCCAAATTGGAATTGTATACCATGGCATCGTAACATTATCAGGATCTACGTTAAACGCAAAGTCCCACAGGGACTTATCTTGATCACATGCAATCACCGTAACAAAATCCATTAGGCGCCCACCTGTTGCATGAGCCAAATCCATTGGGCTGTAATGTCCTTCTTTATTTTGTTCGGTTCTTAATGAAATGTAGCTAATATCGTATACGGTTTTACCATGCGCTACAATATACAATCCACTAACGGATGGATCTTCAAGAAGAGTTGTCAATTCACCGATTGTTGGATCTTCAGCAATTACGGTCTCCCACCCACGGTTCGAAAATAGTTCTTCAGCCTTCCAAAGCAAATCACCCATCATAAACGGATCCGTATTATTACTAGCATACCCTCTCACTAAAACTGCCTTGGGAGCAGGATTAGCAGCATTTGGCCACACGCTTACGGTTGCTGTCTGTTCATCTGAGCAACCTGTTTCATTTGTAATTTCAAGTCGAACATCCCAACTAGCATCACAACCTGCAGGGTATGTATGCACAGGATTTTGAATTCTGCTTTTGTTACCATCACCAAAATCCCAATACCAAGATACGGGATCGCCTGTTGAAGTATCAAGAAATTGGACAACCGAGTTACCTGCTGGATTTTGTGAAACACTAAAATT is a genomic window containing:
- a CDS encoding T9SS type A sorting domain-containing protein → MNRYNISPITRFGVLCMVHIALFIFTLLLSPQKLYADCSPISSHFYNDSNYRKPLFSLTDNGFMARGVSKNYTGLISIYSPGSTYPSGYVSFSDAYPSYVGINDAGIVIVVYIKEEDFNRYIRYYNEFGSPVSDEIPFALPIVPNGRYNIHGYSTDAIGNTIMVYERIVTEGPIDLLCKYIEPDGSILGPTMIASREYGSNIYFRDMDVDASGNGNYIIVWGELESRGAYIPSLNRIRAISSTGLNSVVVSNGIDGRDVTGPLFPFNRKNHICASIDDNGNWAVSYVTMENKIGAVVNGNKIDVLIDVGACHSEVFAHSHKHCQSLDISNHNEDFLSVVWSTYSEQTRCYKPWIATTTWGGEVICEPQLIFYLYDCDQDIYIEQNACGHAYAYGWSENGYSGYVGSIGGPFWFECWFLQELIANFSVSQNPAGNSVVQFLDTSTGDPVSWYWDFGDGNKSRIQNPVHTYPAGCDASWDVRLEITNETGCSDEQTATVSVWPNAANPAPKAVLVRGYASNNTDPFMMGDLLWKAEELFSNRGWETVIAEDPTIGELTTLLEDPSVSGLYIVAHGKTVYDISYISLRTEQNKEGHYSPMDLAHATGGRLMDFVTVIACDQDKSLWDFAFNVDPDNVTMPWYTIPIWGSAIIPIERVAATYLSHGINHTACENDELEMVMNENLKTYHVSLESNCGSFLSTQNGLTGSDLYPVYSCATETGLLVNGEYTVDSPDGMFSVSFISEEAYEDSISLSATYFEIVPDTLVYNGPVPIGRYLYYTAIMEDSLLELGSYEVEMRYTNEDVLAAGIFSENQLDVYWLSDDSRFIFVDTVLDTILNSISFSVPGSGIVGIYASATTEDNVDMPLHTDIPTLYQNFPNPLNPTTTIEYFLPSRCSVLLQIFDVSGKHIATLVNDSQENGFYSIDWNGKDLNGSSVSSGIYIYRLKAGKETLSKKMVLLR